The Papaver somniferum cultivar HN1 chromosome 3, ASM357369v1, whole genome shotgun sequence genome includes a region encoding these proteins:
- the LOC113355376 gene encoding uncharacterized protein LOC113355376 isoform X3 — protein sequence MVVALGGTNSWRKIIISADQMSPSSPFSDGTVTTTSKANSRSATLCGGGHLFWRVTNSTAYNDDVSTIDMLLSFDIHTEKIQFIPLPTECRLTPMTTTTRDEHQCLEVDHHLLEFKGYLCVARSEKIMISSNGDHHHHLGYSCNGLRSTLCCCSFKVQLYILKDKVKQVWTKGEIYDLQIKEEGLQLPAPFCCYRESTTTSPPTRISSFSDQLLLYWFDGKCLMFYNLQRKQFKVLDRPSSRAIFETKKKNGATSGCSNIGDDDNFHFPYMDYQLHAQPENMLSLKTFIAGGETREFYSISDFQQSLVNDEKEPAGWVNTRRELVDYHVFY from the coding sequence ATGGTTGTTGCACTGGGAGGAACTAATTCCTGGAGAAAGATAATTATTAGTGCTGATCAGATGTCACCATCTTCTCCTTTTTCTGATGGAACGGTAACAACAACTTCCAAGGCTAATAGTAGGTCAGCCACCCTTTGCGGAGGTGGCCATCTTTTTTGGAGAGTAACTAATAGCACTGCATATAATGATGATGTTAGTACGATCGATATGTTGCTCTCGTTTGACATCCACACCGAGAAGATTCAGTTCATTCCACTCCCTACCGAATGTCGTCTGACCCCAATGACGACGACAACAAGGGATGAGCACCAATGTTTAGAAGTCGATCATCATCTTCTGGAGTTTAAAGGATACCTTTGTGTTGCACGTTCAGAGAAGATTATGATAAGCAGCAAtggtgatcatcatcatcatctgggTTATTCTTGTAATGGTCTGAGGAGTACTCTTTGTTGTTGTAGTTTTAAGGTTCAACTTTATATTCTAAAAGACAAGGTCAAGCAAGTATGGACCAAGGGGGAGATTTACGATCTACAGATTAAGGAGGAAGGCCTACAGCTACCAGCTCCCTTCTGTTGTTACCGTGAATCAACTACCACTTCCCCACCTACACGTATATCGAGTTTCTCTGATCAACTGTTATTGTATTGGTTTGATGGGAAATGTCTTATGTTCTACAATTTACAAAGAAAGCAGTTCAAGGTGCTAGATCGCCCCAGCTCCCGTGCTATTTTTGaaactaagaagaaaaatggagccACCTCAGGCTGTAGTAATATTGGTGATGATGATAATTTTCATTTCCCCTACATGGATTATCAGCTACACGCTCAACCGGAGAACATGCTTTCTCTGAAAACCTTCATCGCTGGAGGAGAAACTAGAGAATTCTATAGTATCAGTGATTTTCAACAGTCTCTGGTAAATGATGAAAAAGAACCTGCAGGTTGGGTGAATACAAGAAGAGAATTAGTTGATTATCATGTTTTTTATTAG
- the LOC113355376 gene encoding uncharacterized protein LOC113355376 isoform X1, with translation MVVALGGTNSWRKIIISADQMSPSSPFSDGTVTTTSKANSRSATLCGGGHLFWRVTNSTAYNDDVSTIDMLLSFDIHTEKIQFIPLPTECRLTPMTTTTRDEHQCLEVDHHLLEFKGYLCVARSEKIMISSNGDHHHHLGYSCNGLRSTLCCCSFKVQLYILKDKVKQVWTKGEIYDLQIKEEGLQLPAPFCCYRESTTTSPPTRISSFSDQLLLYWFDGKCLMFYNLQRKQFKVLDRPSSRAIFETKKKNGATSGCSNIGDDDNFHFPYMDYQLHAQPENMLSLKTFIAGGETREFYSISDFQQSLVNDEKEPAGLRNGFGFWSFGLINYFTIYLAMSLLQHPSSFFPLVANLWFLIFNRMLRIH, from the exons ATGGTTGTTGCACTGGGAGGAACTAATTCCTGGAGAAAGATAATTATTAGTGCTGATCAGATGTCACCATCTTCTCCTTTTTCTGATGGAACGGTAACAACAACTTCCAAGGCTAATAGTAGGTCAGCCACCCTTTGCGGAGGTGGCCATCTTTTTTGGAGAGTAACTAATAGCACTGCATATAATGATGATGTTAGTACGATCGATATGTTGCTCTCGTTTGACATCCACACCGAGAAGATTCAGTTCATTCCACTCCCTACCGAATGTCGTCTGACCCCAATGACGACGACAACAAGGGATGAGCACCAATGTTTAGAAGTCGATCATCATCTTCTGGAGTTTAAAGGATACCTTTGTGTTGCACGTTCAGAGAAGATTATGATAAGCAGCAAtggtgatcatcatcatcatctgggTTATTCTTGTAATGGTCTGAGGAGTACTCTTTGTTGTTGTAGTTTTAAGGTTCAACTTTATATTCTAAAAGACAAGGTCAAGCAAGTATGGACCAAGGGGGAGATTTACGATCTACAGATTAAGGAGGAAGGCCTACAGCTACCAGCTCCCTTCTGTTGTTACCGTGAATCAACTACCACTTCCCCACCTACACGTATATCGAGTTTCTCTGATCAACTGTTATTGTATTGGTTTGATGGGAAATGTCTTATGTTCTACAATTTACAAAGAAAGCAGTTCAAGGTGCTAGATCGCCCCAGCTCCCGTGCTATTTTTGaaactaagaagaaaaatggagccACCTCAGGCTGTAGTAATATTGGTGATGATGATAATTTTCATTTCCCCTACATGGATTATCAGCTACACGCTCAACCGGAGAACATGCTTTCTCTGAAAACCTTCATCGCTGGAGGAGAAACTAGAGAATTCTATAGTATCAGTGATTTTCAACAGTCTCTGGTAAATGATGAAAAAGAACCTGCAG GCTTACGGAATGGCTTTGGATTTTGGTCTTTTGGTCTAATAAattattttactatttatttagCAATGTCTTTATTACAACACCCGTCAAGTTTTTTTCCTCTTGTTGCTAACCTTTGGTTCTTGATCTTTAATAGGATGTTACGGATACATTGA
- the LOC113359033 gene encoding putative F-box protein At2g02030: MIILGNGKRLTVDEDHKSKKKKRSVVKIDDACSPYFPEELIENIVIRLEAKGLSRFSCVSKKWYNFILKDSKFAFSHFIQNSKKLNLIFNLLNVPVLRDTNGSKEAYLFSLEEEEKDNDLLKYKLLPGTGYHEVCELVGYCNGLACVKLVTQPTDCYGAIHVINPTRNEALALAYITPTTQGGITAPISVMVLVLIQHRRSIRRY, encoded by the coding sequence ATGATAATTTTGGGAAACGGGAAACGTTTAACCGTGGATGAAGACCACAagagtaagaagaagaaaagatcagTAGTTAAGATCGATGATGCTTGTTCACCATATTTCCCTGAGGAACTAATCGAAAATATTGTGATCCGATTAGAAGCAAAGGGTCTATCCAGATTTAGCTGCGTCAGTAAGAAATGGTACAATTTTATTCTTAAAGATTCTAAATTTGCTTTTTCTCATTTTATTCAAAACtctaaaaaattaaacctaatcttTAATCTCCTCAACGTACCGGTATTAAGAGATACGAATGGCTCCAAGGAGGCTTATTTATtcagtttagaagaagaagaaaaggataaTGATCTTCTTAAGTATAAATTATTACCGGGCACAGGCTACCATGAGGTATGTGAACTAGTAGGTTATTGTAATGGTTTAGCTTGTGTTAAGTTAGTGACTCAACCTACGGATTGTTACGGTGCAATACATGTCATTAACCCCACCAGAAACGAAGCACTTGCCCTCGCCTATATAACTCCTACCACTCAGGGGGGTATAACTGCACCTATCTCTgtcatggttttggttttgattcaaCATCGCAGGAGTATAAGGCGGTACTAA
- the LOC113355376 gene encoding uncharacterized protein LOC113355376 isoform X2 — protein sequence MVVALGGTNSWRKIIISADQMSPSSPFSDGTVTTTSKANSRSATLCGGGHLFWRVTNSTAYNDDVSTIDMLLSFDIHTEKIQFIPLPTECRLTPMTTTTRDEHQCLEVDHHLLEFKGYLCVARSEKIMISSNGDHHHHLGYSCNGLRSTLCCCSFKVQLYILKDKVKQVWTKGEIYDLQIKEEGLQLPAPFCCYRESTTTSPPTRISSFSDQLLLYWFDGKCLMFYNLQRKQFKVLDRPSSRAIFETKKKNGATSGCSNIGDDDNFHFPYMDYQLHAQPENMLSLKTFIAGGETREFYSISDFQQSLVNDEKEPAGCYGYIDIFLSYTKPDQWDTYLEYVWMSSKYIQTWARMI from the exons ATGGTTGTTGCACTGGGAGGAACTAATTCCTGGAGAAAGATAATTATTAGTGCTGATCAGATGTCACCATCTTCTCCTTTTTCTGATGGAACGGTAACAACAACTTCCAAGGCTAATAGTAGGTCAGCCACCCTTTGCGGAGGTGGCCATCTTTTTTGGAGAGTAACTAATAGCACTGCATATAATGATGATGTTAGTACGATCGATATGTTGCTCTCGTTTGACATCCACACCGAGAAGATTCAGTTCATTCCACTCCCTACCGAATGTCGTCTGACCCCAATGACGACGACAACAAGGGATGAGCACCAATGTTTAGAAGTCGATCATCATCTTCTGGAGTTTAAAGGATACCTTTGTGTTGCACGTTCAGAGAAGATTATGATAAGCAGCAAtggtgatcatcatcatcatctgggTTATTCTTGTAATGGTCTGAGGAGTACTCTTTGTTGTTGTAGTTTTAAGGTTCAACTTTATATTCTAAAAGACAAGGTCAAGCAAGTATGGACCAAGGGGGAGATTTACGATCTACAGATTAAGGAGGAAGGCCTACAGCTACCAGCTCCCTTCTGTTGTTACCGTGAATCAACTACCACTTCCCCACCTACACGTATATCGAGTTTCTCTGATCAACTGTTATTGTATTGGTTTGATGGGAAATGTCTTATGTTCTACAATTTACAAAGAAAGCAGTTCAAGGTGCTAGATCGCCCCAGCTCCCGTGCTATTTTTGaaactaagaagaaaaatggagccACCTCAGGCTGTAGTAATATTGGTGATGATGATAATTTTCATTTCCCCTACATGGATTATCAGCTACACGCTCAACCGGAGAACATGCTTTCTCTGAAAACCTTCATCGCTGGAGGAGAAACTAGAGAATTCTATAGTATCAGTGATTTTCAACAGTCTCTGGTAAATGATGAAAAAGAACCTGCAG GATGTTACGGATACATTGATATTTTCCTCTCATATACGAAACCGGACCAGTGGGATACTTATCTGGAGTATGTATGGATGTCCTCCAAATACATCCAAACTTGGGCGCGAATGATTTGA